A genomic stretch from Empedobacter stercoris includes:
- the rpoB gene encoding DNA-directed RNA polymerase subunit beta, whose amino-acid sequence MATKATLSNSTEKKERLNFSSAKAVAQFPDFLDIQIKSFEDFFQLETRPDQRKNEGLYRTFAENFPITDTRNQFVLEFLDYFVDPPRYTIDECIERGLTYSVPLKARLKLYCTDEEHEDFETVVQDVYLGTIPYMSPSGSFIINGAERVIVSQLHRSPGVFFGQSFHANGTKLYSSRIIPFKGSWIEFATDINSVMYAYIDRKKKLPLTTLLRAIGYERDKDILEIFDLAEEVKVNKANLKKVVGRKLAARVLNTWHEDFVDEDTGEVVSIERNEIILDRETILEKDHIDQIVDSGVKTILLHKEDINSADYGIIHNTLQKDPTNTEKEAVEYIYRQLRNAEPPDEETARGIIDKLFFSDQRYSLGEVGRYRLNKKLGLAISEDIQVLTREDIISIIKYLIELINSKAEVDDIDHLSNRRVRTVGEQMASQFGVGLARMARTIRERMNVRDNEVFTPIDLINAKTLSSVINSFFGTNQLSQFMDQTNPLSEITHKRRLSALGPGGLSRERAGFEVRDVHHTHYGRLCPIETPEGPNIGLISSLCVFAKVNNLGFIETPYRKVEEGKVDVESAPIYLTAEEEESKVIAQANIDMADDGTIATERVTAREDGDFPVVTPSEVDLIDVAPNQIASISASLIPFLEHDDANRALMGSNMMRQAVPLLKPQAPIVGTGLEKQVAKDSRILVNAEREGTVTYVDADIITIKYDRSEDEELVSFDTAEKTYNLTKFRKTNQGTTITLKPIVKVGDRVEKGQVLSEGYATEGGELAIGRNMVVAFMPWQGYNFEDAIVISEKAVREDWFTSIHIDEYSLDVRDTKLGMEELTSDIPNVSEEATKDLDENGMIRIGAEVKPGDILIGKITPKGESDPTPEEKLLRAIFGDKAGDVKDASLKASPSLRGVVINKKLFSRSIKDKRKRSQDKAIIDSVEAEYDVKFNELREILLEKLYVLLNGKTSQGIYNDLNEEVIKKGVKYTQKILSNVEDFLNLTGLESLWTTDEDKNELVKELIHNYKIKYNDLQGALNRERFTISVGDELPAGIVKLAKIYIAKKRKLRVGDKMAGRHGNKGIVARIVRDEDMPFLEDGTPVNIVLNPLGVPSRMNIGQIYETVLGWAGLKMGQKFATPIFDGAEIDDIDRITEEAGIPKHGTTYLYDGNTGERFDQKATVGVIYMLKLGHMVDDKMHARSIGPYSLITQQPLGGKAQFGGQRFGEMEVWALEAFGASNILREILTVKSDDVIGRAKTYEAIVKGEPMPEPGIPESFNVLLHELQGLGLDINLEE is encoded by the coding sequence TTGGCCACTAAAGCAACATTAAGCAACTCGACTGAGAAAAAAGAAAGATTGAACTTCTCTTCTGCAAAAGCAGTCGCTCAGTTCCCAGATTTCCTTGACATTCAGATCAAATCGTTTGAAGATTTTTTCCAGTTGGAAACAAGACCTGACCAACGAAAAAATGAAGGTCTTTACCGAACATTTGCTGAGAATTTTCCAATTACGGATACTCGCAATCAGTTTGTTTTAGAATTCTTAGATTATTTCGTAGATCCACCACGTTACACAATTGATGAGTGTATCGAAAGAGGGTTAACGTACAGTGTACCTTTGAAAGCTCGTCTTAAATTGTACTGTACGGACGAAGAACACGAAGATTTCGAAACTGTTGTGCAAGACGTTTATTTAGGAACAATTCCTTATATGTCACCTTCAGGATCATTCATTATCAATGGTGCAGAACGTGTTATTGTATCTCAATTACACCGTTCTCCTGGGGTATTCTTTGGACAATCTTTCCATGCGAATGGTACAAAATTGTACTCATCTCGTATTATTCCTTTCAAAGGATCTTGGATTGAGTTCGCAACAGACATCAACAGCGTAATGTACGCTTACATCGATCGTAAGAAAAAGTTACCATTAACTACTTTATTACGTGCAATCGGATACGAAAGAGATAAAGATATCTTAGAAATTTTCGACTTAGCAGAAGAAGTAAAAGTTAATAAAGCTAATTTAAAGAAAGTTGTAGGTCGTAAACTTGCTGCACGTGTATTAAACACATGGCACGAGGATTTCGTAGATGAAGATACAGGAGAAGTTGTATCTATCGAGCGTAATGAAATTATCTTAGACCGTGAAACAATCTTAGAAAAAGATCACATCGATCAAATCGTAGATTCTGGTGTTAAGACAATCTTATTACACAAAGAAGATATAAATTCTGCTGATTATGGAATTATCCATAATACTTTACAAAAAGACCCTACGAATACTGAAAAAGAAGCCGTAGAGTATATCTATAGACAATTACGTAACGCTGAGCCACCAGATGAGGAGACAGCAAGAGGAATTATTGATAAATTATTCTTCTCTGATCAACGTTATTCATTAGGTGAAGTAGGTCGTTACAGATTAAATAAAAAATTAGGTTTAGCTATTAGCGAGGATATACAAGTATTGACTCGTGAAGATATCATTTCGATTATTAAATACTTAATCGAATTAATCAACTCTAAAGCAGAGGTGGATGATATTGACCACTTATCTAACCGTCGTGTAAGAACGGTTGGTGAGCAAATGGCAAGCCAATTCGGAGTAGGTTTAGCTCGTATGGCTAGAACTATCCGTGAAAGAATGAATGTTCGTGACAACGAGGTGTTTACACCTATCGACTTGATTAATGCTAAAACATTATCATCTGTTATCAACTCATTCTTCGGAACGAATCAGTTATCTCAGTTCATGGACCAAACAAATCCATTATCAGAGATTACACACAAACGTCGTTTATCAGCATTAGGACCTGGAGGTTTATCAAGAGAAAGAGCGGGATTCGAGGTACGTGACGTACACCACACTCATTACGGACGTTTATGTCCAATTGAAACTCCTGAGGGACCAAACATTGGTTTGATTTCGTCATTATGTGTATTCGCTAAAGTTAATAACTTAGGATTCATCGAAACACCGTACAGAAAGGTAGAAGAAGGAAAAGTGGACGTCGAATCAGCACCTATCTACTTAACTGCGGAAGAGGAAGAATCTAAAGTAATTGCTCAAGCCAATATCGACATGGCAGACGATGGTACTATTGCTACTGAACGTGTAACAGCTCGTGAAGACGGAGATTTCCCTGTGGTAACTCCATCAGAAGTAGACTTAATCGACGTTGCACCTAACCAGATTGCTTCTATCTCAGCATCATTAATTCCTTTCTTGGAGCATGATGACGCCAACCGTGCGTTAATGGGATCGAACATGATGCGTCAGGCAGTTCCATTATTAAAACCTCAAGCACCAATTGTAGGTACTGGATTAGAAAAACAAGTTGCAAAAGATTCTAGAATCTTAGTTAATGCAGAACGTGAAGGTACAGTAACTTATGTTGATGCTGACATTATAACAATTAAATATGATCGCTCAGAAGACGAAGAATTAGTAAGCTTCGATACCGCTGAGAAAACATATAATTTAACAAAATTCAGAAAAACCAATCAAGGAACTACAATTACGTTGAAACCAATTGTAAAAGTTGGTGATCGTGTAGAGAAAGGACAAGTTTTATCTGAAGGTTATGCAACAGAAGGAGGAGAATTAGCAATTGGTCGAAACATGGTTGTTGCCTTTATGCCTTGGCAAGGGTACAACTTCGAGGATGCTATTGTAATTTCTGAGAAAGCTGTTCGTGAAGACTGGTTTACATCTATCCACATCGATGAGTATTCATTAGATGTACGTGATACTAAATTAGGTATGGAAGAATTAACTTCTGATATTCCTAACGTTTCGGAAGAGGCTACAAAAGACTTAGACGAAAACGGTATGATCCGTATTGGAGCAGAAGTAAAACCTGGTGATATCTTGATTGGTAAGATTACTCCAAAAGGAGAATCTGATCCAACTCCAGAAGAAAAACTATTACGTGCAATTTTTGGTGACAAAGCTGGTGATGTAAAAGATGCTTCTCTTAAAGCTTCTCCATCATTACGTGGTGTTGTAATCAATAAAAAATTATTCTCACGTAGTATTAAGGATAAACGTAAACGTTCTCAAGACAAGGCTATCATTGATAGTGTAGAAGCTGAGTACGATGTTAAATTCAATGAATTAAGAGAGATTTTATTAGAGAAATTATACGTTTTATTAAACGGAAAAACATCTCAAGGTATTTACAACGACTTGAACGAAGAAGTGATCAAGAAAGGTGTAAAATACACACAAAAAATCTTATCTAACGTTGAAGATTTCTTAAATTTAACTGGATTAGAATCTCTTTGGACAACAGACGAGGATAAGAACGAATTAGTAAAAGAGTTGATACATAATTATAAAATTAAGTACAACGACTTACAAGGAGCGCTTAACCGTGAAAGATTTACAATCTCAGTTGGAGATGAGTTACCTGCAGGTATCGTAAAATTAGCGAAAATCTATATTGCGAAAAAACGTAAACTAAGAGTAGGGGATAAAATGGCTGGACGCCACGGTAACAAAGGTATTGTTGCACGTATCGTTCGCGACGAAGATATGCCTTTCTTAGAAGACGGAACACCAGTAAATATCGTACTTAATCCACTTGGGGTACCATCTCGTATGAATATCGGTCAGATTTATGAAACGGTATTAGGATGGGCTGGATTAAAAATGGGACAAAAATTTGCAACTCCTATTTTCGACGGTGCTGAAATTGATGACATCGATCGTATTACAGAAGAAGCAGGTATTCCTAAACACGGTACAACTTATTTATATGATGGTAATACTGGAGAGCGTTTTGATCAAAAAGCTACTGTAGGGGTGATTTACATGTTGAAATTAGGACATATGGTTGACGACAAAATGCACGCGCGTTCTATCGGACCATACTCTTTAATTACTCAACAACCATTAGGAGGTAAAGCACAATTCGGTGGACAACGTTTCGGAGAGATGGAGGTTTGGGCATTAGAAGCATTCGGTGCATCTAATATCTTACGCGAAATCTTAACAGTTAAGTCGGATGACGTAATTGGACGTGCGAAAACTTACGAAGCAATCGTAAAAGGAGAGCCAATGCCAGAACCTGGTATTCCAGAATCATTTAACGTATTGTTACATGAATTACAAGGTCTTGGATTAGACATAAACTTGGAAGAATAA
- the rplL gene encoding 50S ribosomal protein L7/L12 translates to MADLKKLAEELVNLTVLEVNELSTILKDEYGIEPAAAAVVVAAGGAEAADEQTEFDVILKEAGASKLAVVKLVKELTGKGLKEAKDLVDSTPATVKEAVSKDEAEALKKQLEEAGAVVELK, encoded by the coding sequence ATGGCAGATTTAAAAAAATTAGCTGAAGAGTTAGTAAACTTAACAGTATTAGAAGTTAACGAATTATCTACAATCTTAAAAGACGAGTACGGAATTGAACCAGCTGCTGCTGCAGTTGTTGTTGCTGCTGGTGGAGCTGAAGCTGCAGATGAGCAAACAGAATTCGACGTAATCTTAAAAGAAGCAGGTGCATCTAAATTAGCAGTTGTTAAATTAGTTAAAGAATTAACTGGAAAAGGATTAAAAGAAGCTAAAGATTTAGTAGATTCAACTCCAGCTACAGTTAAAGAAGCAGTTTCTAAAGATGAAGCTGAAGCTTTAAAGAAACAGCTAGAAGAAGCTGGTGCAGTAGTAGAATTGAAGTAA
- the rplJ gene encoding 50S ribosomal protein L10: MTKQDKANMIDELQAVLAEAKIIYLADIDGLNAVNTTELRRACFKSNVSLRVVKNTLLKKAMENIEDKNFEELYGSLKGNTALMTAEVGNAPAKVIDVFRKKSEKPILKGAWIEDNTWVGDDKLPQLVALKSREELIADIVMLLQSPIKTVVSQLENKEAAKAEEGASEE, from the coding sequence ATGACAAAACAAGATAAAGCAAATATGATAGATGAATTGCAAGCTGTATTAGCAGAAGCAAAAATCATCTACTTAGCAGATATCGACGGATTAAACGCTGTTAATACTACTGAATTAAGAAGAGCTTGCTTCAAAAGCAATGTATCTTTACGCGTAGTAAAAAACACTTTATTAAAGAAAGCGATGGAGAACATCGAAGACAAAAACTTCGAAGAACTTTACGGATCTTTAAAAGGAAATACAGCATTAATGACTGCTGAAGTTGGTAATGCACCAGCTAAAGTAATTGATGTTTTCAGAAAAAAATCTGAAAAGCCTATTTTAAAAGGAGCTTGGATTGAAGATAATACTTGGGTTGGTGATGACAAATTACCACAATTAGTAGCATTGAAATCTCGCGAAGAATTAATCGCAGATATCGTTATGTTACTTCAATCTCCTATCAAAACTGTTGTTTCTCAATTAGAGAACAAAGAAGCTGCGAAAGCAGAAGAAGGAGCTTCAGAAGAATAA
- the rplA gene encoding 50S ribosomal protein L1, with the protein MAKLTKKQKEVLAKVEKNKLYSIDEASSLVKEVNYAKFDASVDIAVRLGVDPKKANQMVRGVVSLPHGTGKDVKVLALVTPDKEAEAKAAGADYVGLDEYLQKIKDGWTDVDVIVTMPAVMGKLGPLGRVLGPRGLMPNPKSGTVTLEVGKAVSEVKAGKIDFKVDRYGIIHAAVGKVSFDADKIKDNANELIQTLIKLKPTAAKGVYVRSITLSTTQSVGVSVDPKSVNA; encoded by the coding sequence ATGGCAAAGTTAACAAAAAAACAAAAAGAGGTATTAGCTAAAGTAGAAAAAAACAAACTTTACTCTATTGATGAAGCATCATCATTAGTAAAGGAAGTAAACTACGCAAAGTTTGATGCTTCTGTAGATATAGCAGTTCGTTTAGGTGTAGACCCTAAGAAAGCTAACCAAATGGTTCGTGGTGTAGTTTCATTACCACACGGAACAGGTAAAGATGTAAAAGTATTAGCATTAGTTACTCCAGATAAAGAAGCAGAAGCTAAAGCAGCAGGTGCTGATTATGTAGGATTAGATGAATACTTACAAAAAATTAAAGATGGTTGGACAGATGTAGACGTGATCGTTACTATGCCAGCTGTTATGGGTAAATTAGGACCATTAGGACGTGTTTTAGGACCTCGTGGATTAATGCCTAACCCAAAGTCAGGTACTGTAACTTTAGAAGTTGGTAAAGCCGTTTCTGAAGTAAAAGCAGGTAAAATCGACTTCAAAGTAGACCGTTACGGAATCATCCACGCTGCAGTTGGTAAAGTATCTTTTGATGCTGATAAAATTAAAGACAATGCGAATGAATTAATTCAAACTTTAATTAAATTAAAACCAACAGCTGCTAAAGGAGTATATGTAAGAAGCATCACGCTTTCTACAACTCAATCTGTAGGTGTATCAGTAGATCCAAAAAGTGTAAACGCTTAA
- the rplK gene encoding 50S ribosomal protein L11, with amino-acid sequence MAKKIEKVVKLQVKGGQANPSPPVGPALGAAGVNIMEFCKQFNGRTQEKQGAVLPVVITVYQDKSFDFVIKTPPAAVQLMEAAKLKKASGVPNRQKVGTVTWDQVRAIAEDKLADMNCFTVESAMKMVAGTARSMGITVKGGQAPE; translated from the coding sequence ATGGCAAAAAAAATTGAAAAAGTTGTAAAACTTCAAGTTAAAGGAGGACAAGCAAATCCTTCGCCACCAGTAGGGCCGGCTTTAGGTGCTGCAGGTGTTAACATCATGGAGTTTTGTAAACAATTTAATGGACGTACACAAGAAAAACAAGGTGCAGTGTTACCAGTTGTTATTACGGTGTATCAAGACAAATCATTTGATTTCGTAATTAAAACTCCACCAGCTGCTGTTCAGTTAATGGAAGCTGCGAAATTGAAAAAAGCATCAGGTGTGCCAAACCGTCAAAAAGTTGGTACTGTTACTTGGGATCAAGTGAGAGCTATTGCTGAAGACAAGTTAGCGGACATGAACTGTTTTACTGTTGAATCTGCTATGAAAATGGTTGCTGGAACTGCACGTTCTATGGGTATAACTGTAAAAGGTGGGCAAGCTCCAGAATAA
- the nusG gene encoding transcription termination/antitermination protein NusG has product MSEKKWYVIKTVAGQELKVKDYIEREIQYQNLNDYVGQIVVPMEKVIQIRNGKKYQKEKVHFPGYIMIEAELVGEIPHMVKNTSGVISFLSATKGGDPVPMRQSEVNRMLGKVDELAENVDTNLGVTYIVGENVKVIDGPFNGFNGTVEKIIEDKRKLEVMVLIFGRKTPLELSFNQVEKIA; this is encoded by the coding sequence ATGAGTGAAAAGAAATGGTATGTAATCAAGACTGTAGCTGGACAAGAGCTGAAAGTTAAAGATTATATTGAAAGAGAAATTCAGTACCAAAATTTGAATGATTATGTAGGACAAATTGTTGTTCCTATGGAAAAAGTGATTCAAATCCGCAACGGTAAAAAATATCAAAAGGAAAAAGTACATTTTCCTGGCTACATCATGATAGAAGCTGAGCTTGTGGGAGAAATACCTCACATGGTAAAGAATACATCTGGTGTAATTAGCTTTTTGAGTGCAACCAAAGGAGGTGATCCTGTACCAATGAGACAATCGGAAGTTAACCGAATGTTAGGTAAAGTTGACGAATTAGCAGAAAATGTTGATACAAATCTTGGAGTAACTTACATTGTAGGTGAAAATGTAAAAGTAATCGACGGACCATTCAATGGCTTCAACGGAACGGTTGAGAAAATCATTGAAGACAAACGCAAACTTGAAGTGATGGTTTTAATCTTCGGACGTAAAACCCCACTTGAGTTAAGTTTTAACCAAGTTGAAAAGATTGCATGA
- the secE gene encoding preprotein translocase subunit SecE: MKIVQYVKESFVEFKEHVTWPSFSDLQRDTIIVAIATVLLAIFLYAVDTLFTQVLNFIYGAF, from the coding sequence ATGAAAATCGTACAATATGTAAAAGAATCCTTTGTAGAGTTTAAAGAACATGTAACATGGCCATCTTTTTCTGATTTACAAAGAGACACTATTATTGTTGCAATAGCTACAGTTCTGTTAGCTATATTTTTATATGCGGTAGATACATTATTCACACAAGTGCTTAACTTTATCTACGGCGCTTTTTAG
- the tuf gene encoding elongation factor Tu: MAKETFNRNKPHLNIGTIGHVDHGKTTTTAAITKVLADAGFSEAKAFDQIDNAPEEKERGITINTSHVEYETANRHYAHVDCPGHADYVKNMVTGAAQMDGGILVVAATDGPMPQTREHILLCRQVNVPRIVVFLNKVDMVDDAELLELVEMEVRDLLSSYEYDGDNTPVVQGSALGALNGEQKWVDALLHLMEEVDNWIEEPVRDSDKPFLMPVEDVFSITGRGTVATGRIEAGVINSGDPVDIVGMGEEKLTSTVTGVEMFRKILDRGEAGDNVGLLLRGVEKTEIRRGMVICKQGSVKPHKKFKAEVYILTKEEGGRHTPFHNRYRPQFYVRTTDVTGEINLPEGVEMVLPGDNLTITVELLQPIALNEGLRFAIREGGRTVGAGQVTEILD; the protein is encoded by the coding sequence ATGGCAAAGGAAACTTTCAACCGTAATAAGCCGCACTTAAATATTGGTACTATTGGTCACGTTGACCACGGTAAAACCACTACAACTGCAGCAATTACTAAAGTATTAGCTGATGCTGGTTTTTCAGAAGCAAAAGCTTTCGATCAAATCGATAATGCTCCAGAGGAGAAAGAGCGTGGTATTACAATTAATACATCTCACGTAGAGTATGAAACTGCTAACCGTCACTACGCGCACGTTGACTGTCCAGGTCACGCGGATTACGTAAAGAACATGGTTACAGGAGCTGCTCAAATGGATGGTGGTATCTTGGTAGTTGCTGCTACTGATGGGCCAATGCCTCAAACTCGTGAGCACATCTTATTATGTCGCCAAGTAAACGTTCCTCGTATCGTTGTTTTCTTAAACAAAGTAGATATGGTTGACGATGCTGAGTTATTAGAATTAGTAGAGATGGAAGTAAGAGATTTATTGTCTTCTTACGAGTACGATGGAGATAACACTCCAGTTGTTCAAGGATCTGCTTTAGGTGCATTAAACGGAGAACAAAAATGGGTTGATGCTTTATTGCATTTAATGGAAGAAGTTGATAACTGGATTGAAGAACCAGTACGTGACTCTGACAAACCATTCTTAATGCCAGTAGAGGATGTATTCTCTATTACAGGTCGTGGTACTGTTGCAACAGGACGTATCGAGGCTGGTGTTATTAACTCTGGTGATCCAGTTGATATCGTAGGTATGGGAGAAGAAAAATTAACTTCTACTGTAACTGGGGTTGAAATGTTCCGTAAAATCTTAGATAGAGGTGAAGCTGGTGATAATGTAGGTTTATTATTACGTGGTGTTGAGAAAACAGAAATCCGTCGTGGTATGGTTATTTGTAAACAAGGATCTGTTAAACCACACAAAAAATTCAAAGCTGAGGTTTATATCTTAACTAAAGAAGAAGGTGGTCGTCACACTCCATTCCACAACCGTTACCGTCCACAGTTCTACGTACGTACAACTGACGTAACAGGGGAAATCAACTTACCAGAAGGTGTTGAGATGGTTTTACCAGGAGATAACTTAACTATTACAGTTGAATTATTACAACCAATTGCATTAAACGAAGGTTTACGTTTCGCAATCCGTGAAGGTGGACGTACAGTTGGTGCAGGTCAGGTAACTGAAATTTTAGACTAA
- the hpf gene encoding ribosome hibernation-promoting factor, HPF/YfiA family — protein sequence MTINFQAVNFNTKPGLEEYLEKKLEKLETLSDKIIAANVSFKLENTAEKNNKTVDIKLEVPGDDIVVSKTGQSFEECIDLSVDTLKKLIIRKKEKISDR from the coding sequence ATGACAATTAACTTTCAAGCAGTAAACTTCAATACTAAACCAGGTTTAGAGGAGTATTTAGAAAAAAAATTAGAAAAATTAGAAACTTTGTCAGACAAAATCATTGCAGCAAACGTTTCTTTTAAATTAGAGAATACTGCAGAAAAAAACAACAAGACAGTTGATATCAAATTAGAAGTACCCGGAGATGATATCGTTGTGAGTAAAACTGGACAGTCTTTTGAGGAATGTATTGATTTGTCGGTAGATACATTGAAAAAATTAATTATCAGAAAAAAGGAAAAAATTAGCGATCGATAA
- a CDS encoding tyrosine-type recombinase/integrase — MELIQLFLDYLALEKNYSTLTITSYKRDLDDFVEFYQQEEDSSEIQHATKNHIRAFVMYLSELQKSEKTVNRKLSALRTFYKYLIKESHLTINPIEQIHSLKQNKQVLVPFTQTELNDLLNNDEFFPDTFEGARDRLMIDVMYQTGIRRAELIGLKENDIDPATLSIKVLGKRNKERIIPISTFLLEDLAIYNTRKHNEITLQCTNVFVTEKGKPLYDNLVYSKVKYYLSLISVKHKKSPHMLRHSFATHMLDSGADLNAVKDILGHSSLSSTQIYTHGSIENLKKVFNKAHPRENKKE, encoded by the coding sequence ATGGAATTAATTCAACTATTCTTAGATTATTTAGCGCTCGAGAAAAACTATTCTACGCTAACAATTACAAGTTACAAAAGAGATTTAGATGATTTTGTTGAGTTTTATCAACAAGAAGAAGATTCATCTGAAATTCAACACGCAACCAAAAATCATATTCGTGCATTTGTAATGTACTTATCCGAATTACAGAAGTCGGAGAAAACAGTAAATCGAAAATTAAGCGCGCTGCGCACGTTTTATAAATATTTAATCAAGGAAAGTCATTTAACGATTAACCCAATTGAACAAATACATTCTCTCAAGCAAAATAAACAAGTGCTGGTTCCATTTACACAGACAGAATTAAATGATTTGTTGAATAATGATGAATTCTTTCCTGATACGTTTGAAGGAGCAAGAGATCGTTTGATGATTGATGTGATGTATCAAACAGGTATTCGACGTGCCGAATTGATAGGTTTGAAAGAAAATGACATTGATCCAGCTACGCTCTCTATTAAAGTTTTAGGAAAAAGAAACAAAGAACGTATAATTCCGATTTCAACTTTTTTGTTAGAAGATTTAGCAATTTACAATACACGAAAACATAACGAAATTACCCTACAATGTACGAATGTTTTTGTAACAGAAAAAGGAAAACCTTTGTATGATAATCTTGTTTATTCCAAAGTTAAATATTACCTTAGTCTTATAAGTGTAAAACATAAAAAAAGTCCTCATATGTTGAGGCATTCATTTGCGACCCATATGTTAGATTCTGGAGCAGATTTGAATGCAGTGAAAGATATTTTAGGGCATTCAAGTTTGTCATCGACTCAAATTTATACACATGGAAGTATAGAAAATTTAAAAAAAGTGTTTAACAAAGCTCACCCACGTGAGAACAAAAAAGAGTAA
- the rpsU gene encoding 30S ribosomal protein S21: MLIIPVKDGESIERALKKYKRKFDKTGVVRQLRARQQFTKPSVSNRIKMSRAIYKQSLLAQEEA, from the coding sequence ATGTTGATTATACCAGTAAAAGACGGAGAGTCAATCGAAAGAGCTCTAAAAAAATACAAAAGAAAATTTGATAAAACAGGTGTTGTACGTCAGCTAAGAGCACGTCAACAATTTACAAAACCTTCTGTTTCAAACAGAATTAAGATGAGTAGAGCAATCTACAAACAATCTTTATTGGCACAAGAAGAAGCGTAA
- a CDS encoding acyl-CoA dehydrogenase family protein yields the protein MDFLENENLSLIAQSARDFAKQYIQPNIMEWDEAQTFPVEVFKELGKMGFMGIVVPEEYGGSGLSYDEYVSIVDEISQVDPSIGLSVAAHNSLCTNHILEFGNEEQKQRWLPKLATAEWIGAWGLTEHNTGSDAGGMSTTAVKDGDEWVINGAKNFITHAISGDVAVVMTRTGEKGAKNNATAFVIEKGTPGFTSGKKENKLGMRASETAELIFDNVRVSDANRLGNVGDGFKQALKILDGGRISIAALSLGIAKGAYKAALKYAQERHQFGTAIANFQAINFKLAEMVTEIEASELLIRKASYLKNHKKPMTTEGAMAKYYASEACVKISNEAVQIFGGYGYTKDFPVEKFYRDSKLCTIGEGTTEIQKLVIGRNILKD from the coding sequence ATGGATTTCTTAGAAAATGAAAATTTATCATTAATCGCACAGTCTGCAAGAGATTTTGCAAAACAATACATTCAGCCTAATATTATGGAATGGGATGAAGCTCAAACTTTTCCTGTAGAAGTTTTTAAAGAACTTGGAAAAATGGGATTCATGGGAATTGTTGTTCCAGAAGAATACGGAGGAAGCGGATTGTCTTATGATGAATATGTATCGATTGTAGATGAAATCTCACAAGTCGACCCTTCTATTGGATTGTCTGTAGCTGCGCACAACTCACTTTGTACAAATCATATTTTAGAATTCGGAAACGAAGAACAAAAACAACGATGGTTACCAAAATTAGCAACAGCAGAATGGATTGGAGCTTGGGGATTAACAGAGCACAATACAGGATCTGATGCAGGAGGAATGTCAACAACAGCTGTTAAAGATGGTGATGAATGGGTAATCAATGGTGCAAAAAACTTTATTACACACGCCATTTCTGGAGATGTAGCAGTTGTGATGACACGTACAGGAGAAAAAGGAGCTAAAAATAATGCAACAGCTTTTGTTATCGAAAAAGGAACACCAGGTTTTACTTCAGGTAAAAAAGAAAATAAATTAGGCATGCGTGCTTCTGAAACAGCAGAATTAATCTTTGATAACGTACGTGTTTCTGATGCTAATCGTTTAGGAAATGTAGGAGATGGTTTCAAACAAGCATTGAAAATTTTAGATGGTGGTCGAATTTCTATCGCGGCTTTATCCTTAGGTATTGCAAAAGGAGCGTATAAAGCTGCTTTAAAATATGCACAAGAGCGTCACCAATTTGGAACTGCAATTGCCAATTTCCAAGCAATTAATTTCAAATTAGCTGAAATGGTAACTGAAATTGAAGCTTCTGAATTATTAATTCGCAAAGCTTCTTATCTAAAAAATCATAAAAAACCAATGACAACAGAAGGTGCTATGGCAAAATATTATGCATCGGAAGCTTGTGTTAAAATATCGAACGAAGCGGTACAAATATTTGGAGGATACGGCTATACAAAAGATTTTCCAGTAGAAAAATTTTACCGAGATTCTAAGTTATGTACAATTGGAGAAGGAACAACTGAAATCCAAAAATTAGTTATTGGAAGAAATATTTTGAAAGATTAA